A single Campylobacter hyointestinalis subsp. hyointestinalis DNA region contains:
- the efp gene encoding elongation factor P → MASYSMGDLKKGLKIELDGVPYKIVEYQHVKPGKGAAFVRVKIKSFSTGKVLEKTFHAGDKCESPNLVEKEMQYLYDDGEFCQFMDVESYEQVAISDEDIGEAKKWMIDGMMVQILFHNDKAIGVEVPQVVELKIVETQPNFKGDTQGSNKKPATLESGAVVQIPFHVLEGEVIRVDTVRGEYIERANK, encoded by the coding sequence ATGGCTTCATATTCAATGGGCGATTTAAAAAAAGGTTTAAAGATAGAGTTAGACGGAGTTCCATATAAGATAGTTGAGTATCAACATGTAAAACCTGGAAAGGGTGCGGCGTTCGTTCGCGTAAAGATAAAGTCGTTTTCTACAGGTAAAGTTTTAGAAAAAACTTTTCATGCGGGTGATAAATGCGAATCTCCAAATTTAGTAGAAAAAGAGATGCAGTATCTTTACGACGATGGCGAATTTTGCCAGTTTATGGATGTAGAGAGTTATGAGCAAGTCGCTATCTCAGATGAAGATATCGGTGAAGCTAAAAAGTGGATGATAGATGGAATGATGGTTCAAATTCTATTTCACAATGACAAAGCTATCGGTGTAGAAGTTCCTCAAGTCGTTGAGTTAAAGATAGTCGAAACTCAGCCAAATTTTAAAGGCGATACCCAAGGAAGCAATAAAAAACCAGCTACTTTAGAGAGTGGTGCTGTTGTCCAAATACCGTTTCACGTATTAGAAGGTGAAGTTATCCGCGTAGATACTGTAAGAGGTGAGTATATAGAAAGAGCGAATAAATAA
- the serA gene encoding phosphoglycerate dehydrogenase: MKTVIVCDAIHPVGFELLNAQKDLRIIDAVNTPKDELLNIMHEADVAITRSSTDCDAKFISACKNLKALVRAGVGVDNVDIEGCSKKGIIVMNVPTANTIAAVEMTMCHLLNSARKYINSVNDLQQNRTWKREKWYGNELYGKTLGIIGFGNIGSRVAVRSLAFGMKVIAYDPYIDSNKATDIGATYTTNFDDILACDFITIHTPKNKETINMISTEQIAKMKDGVRLINCARGGLYNEDALLDGLKSGKIAYAGIDVFVKEPGNNHPLLDLENVSATPHLGANTFESQKNIAIAAAEQAMSAARGICYPNALNLPIKTEDLPPFVAPYIELISKISYFAAQLNKRPIKAIRVEVEGGISDYANSMLTFAIVGSLKETLGDTINYVNAKFVAQDKGVDISATVVPESGYKNKLTVKLISDKDVVSISGTVFGETEQRIVNINGFKTDFKPKGRMIVFKNRDVPGVISSISSILAEAKINIADFRLGRDENGFALAVILVDDDIQKEILAKLNALDTCVWAEYAVL; this comes from the coding sequence ATGAAAACAGTTATAGTTTGTGACGCAATACATCCAGTTGGTTTTGAACTTTTAAATGCACAAAAAGATTTGCGTATCATAGATGCGGTAAATACTCCAAAAGACGAACTTCTAAATATTATGCATGAAGCAGATGTAGCTATTACTAGAAGCTCTACTGATTGTGATGCTAAATTTATATCGGCTTGCAAAAATTTAAAAGCATTAGTAAGAGCAGGAGTAGGCGTAGATAACGTAGATATCGAAGGATGCTCAAAAAAAGGCATTATAGTTATGAACGTTCCTACAGCAAATACAATAGCTGCTGTTGAGATGACTATGTGTCATTTGCTAAATAGTGCTAGAAAGTATATAAACTCTGTAAATGATCTACAACAAAACAGAACTTGGAAGCGTGAAAAATGGTATGGAAATGAGCTTTATGGTAAAACTCTTGGCATCATAGGTTTTGGAAATATAGGCTCAAGAGTCGCTGTTAGAAGTCTTGCTTTTGGTATGAAGGTGATAGCTTATGATCCGTATATAGACTCAAATAAAGCAACCGATATCGGTGCTACTTATACGACAAATTTTGATGATATTTTGGCGTGCGATTTTATAACAATACACACTCCAAAAAACAAAGAAACCATAAATATGATCTCTACTGAACAAATAGCAAAAATGAAAGATGGAGTTCGTTTAATAAACTGCGCACGCGGTGGTTTATATAATGAAGATGCTTTACTAGATGGTCTTAAGAGTGGTAAAATAGCTTACGCCGGTATTGATGTATTTGTCAAAGAGCCAGGAAATAACCATCCTCTTTTGGATCTAGAAAATGTGAGTGCTACTCCGCATCTTGGTGCAAATACTTTTGAATCTCAAAAAAATATAGCTATTGCTGCAGCAGAACAAGCAATGAGTGCGGCTAGAGGAATTTGCTATCCAAATGCACTAAATTTACCGATCAAAACAGAAGATCTACCTCCTTTTGTGGCGCCTTATATAGAGCTTATATCAAAAATTTCATATTTTGCTGCTCAGTTAAACAAACGTCCGATCAAAGCTATAAGAGTAGAAGTAGAAGGTGGTATCAGTGATTATGCAAACTCAATGCTTACTTTTGCGATAGTTGGATCACTTAAAGAGACTTTAGGTGACACTATAAACTATGTAAATGCAAAATTTGTAGCACAAGATAAAGGCGTAGATATCTCAGCTACGGTAGTTCCAGAAAGTGGATATAAAAATAAACTTACTGTCAAACTTATCTCTGATAAAGATGTTGTAAGCATTAGCGGAACTGTATTTGGCGAAACAGAGCAAAGAATAGTAAATATAAACGGCTTTAAGACAGACTTCAAACCAAAAGGTAGAATGATAGTATTTAAAAATAGAGACGTTCCTGGTGTTATCAGCAGTATCAGCTCTATTTTAGCAGAAGCTAAGATCAATATCGCGGATTTCCGTTTGGGTCGTGATGAAAATGGTTTTGCGCTTGCTGTGATATTAGTAGATGATGATATCCAAAAAGAAATTTTAGCAAAGCTAAACGCACTAGATACTTGCGTTTGGGCTGAGTACGCAGTTTTATAA